In Sinorhizobium arboris LMG 14919, a genomic segment contains:
- a CDS encoding mandelate racemase/muconate lactonizing enzyme family protein has protein sequence MKITAFETVRVRDFPNILWVRIHTDEGLVGLGETFFMAQTVETYIHEVVAPKLVGRDPLEIDRISKDLTGYLGFRSTGAEMRGNSAVDIGLWDLFGKATNLPIAQLLGGFSRREIRTYNTCAGNTYMRDAKGQQTANYGIGGPRRDYDDLNGFLERADELAEDLLSEGITAMKIWPFDIAAEKSAGQYISGPDLRKALEPFEKIRKRVGDRIDIMVEFHSMWQLTPAIQIARALEPYATFWHEDPIKMDSLSSLKRYAAASRAPLCASETLATRWAFRDLMETDAAGVVMLDLSWCGGISEAKKIAAMAEAWHLPVAPHDCTGPVVLAASTHLSLNAPNALVQESVRAYYKTWYADLTTQLPTVTNGMITVPPGAGHGVDLAPDLDRKFEVSRRSSSVEG, from the coding sequence ATGAAGATAACGGCATTCGAAACGGTCCGCGTGCGCGACTTTCCCAATATTCTCTGGGTCCGCATCCACACGGACGAGGGGCTTGTCGGACTTGGCGAGACCTTCTTCATGGCGCAAACCGTGGAGACCTACATCCATGAGGTGGTGGCTCCGAAACTCGTCGGGCGCGACCCGCTGGAGATCGACCGCATCTCGAAGGATCTGACGGGCTATCTCGGTTTCCGCTCGACCGGGGCGGAGATGCGCGGCAATTCGGCGGTGGATATCGGTCTCTGGGACCTTTTCGGCAAGGCGACGAACCTGCCGATCGCCCAGCTTCTCGGCGGCTTCTCGCGCCGCGAGATCCGTACCTACAACACCTGCGCCGGCAACACCTATATGCGCGACGCAAAGGGCCAGCAGACGGCAAATTACGGCATCGGCGGTCCGCGGCGCGATTATGACGACCTGAATGGATTTCTGGAGCGGGCGGACGAACTTGCCGAGGACCTCCTGTCCGAAGGCATTACGGCCATGAAGATCTGGCCGTTCGATATCGCGGCGGAGAAGAGCGCCGGGCAGTATATTTCCGGACCGGACCTGCGCAAGGCGCTGGAACCCTTCGAGAAAATCCGCAAGCGCGTCGGCGACCGCATCGACATCATGGTCGAGTTCCACTCCATGTGGCAACTGACGCCCGCCATCCAGATCGCTCGGGCGCTGGAGCCCTATGCCACCTTCTGGCACGAAGACCCGATCAAGATGGACTCGCTGTCCAGTCTGAAGCGGTATGCGGCGGCAAGCCGCGCGCCGCTTTGCGCGTCGGAAACGCTTGCGACCCGCTGGGCCTTCCGCGATCTCATGGAAACGGATGCGGCCGGGGTCGTGATGCTCGATCTCTCCTGGTGCGGCGGGATTTCCGAAGCCAAGAAGATCGCCGCCATGGCCGAGGCCTGGCACCTTCCGGTCGCGCCGCACGATTGCACCGGCCCGGTGGTGCTCGCGGCTTCGACGCACCTTTCGCTGAACGCGCCGAACGCCCTCGTCCAGGAAAGCGTGCGTGCCTACTACAAGACCTGGTATGCGGACCTGACGACACAGCTGCCGACTGTAACGAACGGCATGATCACCGTCCCGCCGGGGGCGGGGCACGGAGTCGATCTTGCTCCCGATCTCGACCGGAAGTTCGAGGTGTCGCGGCGCAGCTCGTCAGTCGAAGGATAG
- a CDS encoding GntR family transcriptional regulator has product MQTIRPQRVLSAIEAVGPQVYRILRERIIQAELVPGARISEAEIARGLSTSRQPVREAFIKLAEEGLVQVLPQRGTFVTRISTASVMDVRFVREAIEADIVRQVAAEHTANTVDQLREQIARQRRVPHDDRAAFLRLDELFHHTLATAAGRAYAWSVIESVKAQMDRVRFLSVDDLQIGRLIEQHECIVEAIAAGDVGGAEQALRMHLREILKSLPEIARSRAEFFDGTG; this is encoded by the coding sequence ATGCAGACCATCAGACCGCAGCGCGTTCTGTCCGCGATCGAGGCCGTCGGACCGCAGGTCTATCGCATCCTGCGCGAGCGGATCATTCAGGCCGAACTCGTACCCGGCGCGCGTATCTCGGAAGCGGAGATCGCAAGGGGCCTCTCGACCAGCCGCCAGCCGGTTCGCGAAGCTTTCATAAAGCTGGCGGAGGAGGGGCTGGTCCAGGTCCTGCCCCAACGCGGCACCTTTGTGACGCGGATCTCGACCGCATCCGTCATGGACGTGCGCTTCGTGCGCGAGGCGATCGAGGCCGATATCGTGCGTCAGGTCGCCGCCGAGCATACGGCGAACACGGTCGACCAACTGCGGGAGCAGATCGCCCGCCAGAGGCGTGTGCCGCATGACGATCGCGCCGCGTTCCTTCGGCTGGATGAATTGTTCCACCACACACTCGCGACGGCCGCCGGCCGTGCCTATGCATGGAGCGTGATCGAAAGCGTCAAGGCGCAGATGGACCGCGTCCGGTTCCTGAGTGTCGACGACCTGCAGATCGGCCGGCTGATCGAACAGCACGAGTGCATCGTCGAGGCGATCGCAGCCGGCGATGTCGGCGGGGCCGAGCAGGCGCTGCGTATGCATCTGCGCGAAATTCTGAAGTCATTGCCCGAGATCGCGCGATCACGGGCGGAGTTCTTCGACGGCACGGGGTAG
- a CDS encoding sugar ABC transporter substrate-binding protein, protein MIRKLVAGTALGLTLIASGASAEGLNIAFISHSSASNTFWQAVKKGYDDACEKVGASCQLILTQTEGAVEQAVANLQAAIASRPDAIFVAIVDNNAYDNVIKEAVDAGILVLAVNVDDSEGAKGNARKAFIGQGFTAAGHSLAKAQSENFPKEGPLNLLVGVNAPGQTWSEQRAGGVTKFLEEYKAEHSDREINITRIDSATDLALTADRIGAYLNANPDTTAYFDTGYWHAGVAKVLKDRGIEPGKVLLGGFDLVPEVLQQMEAGYVQVQVDQQPYMQGFIPVMQAYLWKTAGLTPSDVDTGQGIVTPKEVPTILELAKQGLR, encoded by the coding sequence ATGATCCGGAAATTGGTAGCAGGAACGGCCCTCGGGCTGACGCTGATCGCCTCTGGCGCCAGCGCGGAAGGTCTCAACATAGCTTTCATCAGCCATTCGTCGGCCTCGAACACATTCTGGCAGGCGGTCAAGAAGGGTTATGACGACGCCTGCGAAAAGGTCGGCGCCTCGTGCCAGTTGATCCTCACGCAGACCGAAGGCGCGGTCGAGCAGGCCGTCGCCAATCTGCAGGCGGCGATCGCCTCCAGGCCGGACGCGATCTTCGTCGCGATCGTCGACAACAATGCCTATGACAATGTGATCAAGGAAGCCGTGGACGCCGGCATTCTGGTGCTCGCCGTCAATGTCGACGACAGCGAGGGGGCCAAGGGCAATGCCCGTAAAGCCTTCATTGGCCAGGGCTTCACCGCGGCCGGTCACTCGCTCGCCAAAGCCCAGTCGGAAAACTTCCCGAAGGAGGGCCCGCTCAATCTGCTGGTCGGTGTCAATGCCCCGGGGCAGACTTGGTCGGAGCAGCGCGCCGGCGGCGTCACGAAGTTTCTGGAGGAGTACAAGGCCGAGCATTCCGACCGCGAGATCAATATCACCCGCATCGACTCGGCGACCGACCTCGCATTGACCGCCGACCGCATCGGTGCCTACCTCAATGCCAATCCGGATACGACCGCCTATTTCGATACCGGCTATTGGCATGCCGGCGTCGCCAAGGTCCTGAAGGATCGCGGCATCGAGCCGGGAAAGGTCCTGCTCGGCGGCTTTGACCTCGTGCCTGAGGTGCTGCAGCAGATGGAGGCGGGCTATGTTCAGGTGCAGGTCGATCAGCAGCCCTATATGCAGGGCTTCATCCCGGTCATGCAGGCATATCTCTGGAAAACCGCCGGCTTGACGCCCTCGGACGTCGATACGGGACAGGGCATCGTCACTCCGAAGGAGGTGCCGACGATTCTCGAACTGGCGAAGCAGGGCCTGCGCTGA
- a CDS encoding ABC transporter permease has protein sequence MKRFLKIYLDKPELAGLALLIVLVLVFQAKSNGILLSFENMRGVMGLLPEMALVAIGVTVLMICGEFDLSVGSVFALMPMSMAVILNSGVPFAGAVLLGLLVCAVIGFINGYVTLQFSIPSFITTLGMLFIARSLTIVISGGFPPLLPPDLPTWLFTDYIWQGSAFRMSFLWFVVIAALVAALLSLTNFGNWIRATGGFNEAAASMGIPVKRVKIVCFMLCSVLAGFAGLLQVLRLGSPLPSIGEGLELQAVAAAVIGGTALAGGIGTVFGAIIGTLLIRTIDNGLVLSRVDANWFKFAIGVLTMLAVIANAWMGKMSRRIKVEAHK, from the coding sequence ATGAAGCGGTTTCTGAAAATCTATCTCGACAAGCCGGAGCTTGCCGGCCTTGCCCTGCTGATCGTCCTCGTCCTTGTCTTCCAGGCGAAGTCGAACGGCATTCTTCTTTCCTTCGAGAACATGCGAGGCGTCATGGGTCTTCTGCCCGAAATGGCGCTCGTCGCCATCGGCGTGACGGTCCTGATGATCTGCGGCGAATTCGACCTGTCGGTCGGGTCCGTTTTTGCCCTGATGCCGATGTCGATGGCGGTGATACTGAATTCCGGCGTGCCCTTCGCCGGCGCAGTGCTGCTCGGCCTCTTGGTCTGCGCAGTGATCGGGTTCATCAATGGTTATGTGACGCTGCAATTCTCGATACCGAGCTTCATCACGACGCTCGGCATGCTCTTCATCGCACGCTCGCTGACCATCGTCATATCAGGCGGCTTCCCGCCGCTTCTGCCGCCCGACCTGCCGACCTGGCTTTTCACGGACTATATCTGGCAGGGCTCGGCTTTCCGCATGTCCTTCCTCTGGTTCGTCGTCATCGCCGCACTCGTGGCGGCGCTGCTGTCGCTCACCAATTTCGGCAACTGGATCCGGGCGACCGGCGGCTTCAACGAGGCCGCCGCCTCGATGGGTATTCCGGTCAAGCGCGTGAAGATCGTGTGCTTCATGCTCTGCTCGGTGCTGGCGGGTTTTGCGGGCCTGCTTCAGGTGCTGCGCCTCGGCTCGCCGCTGCCGTCGATCGGCGAGGGGCTGGAGTTGCAGGCCGTCGCTGCGGCCGTGATCGGCGGCACGGCGCTTGCCGGCGGGATCGGAACGGTCTTCGGGGCCATCATCGGCACGCTTCTGATCCGCACCATCGACAACGGCCTCGTCCTCTCCCGTGTCGACGCCAACTGGTTCAAGTTCGCGATCGGCGTTTTGACCATGCTCGCCGTCATCGCCAATGCCTGGATGGGCAAGATGTCCCGCAGGATCAAGGTGGAGGCGCACAAATGA
- a CDS encoding ATP-binding cassette domain-containing protein: MTTPIIECRNLQKWYSGVHALKNVDLTIHPGETVGLVGDNGAGKSTLIKILSGVHHQDSGEVLIEGRKVALRSPKDAMRHGLETIYQYNSMVPTMSIARNLFIGREPMKWSVFGVGIMDQKRMRAESIQAIADVDLHLRSPDALVGELSGGQRQGVAIARAMHFKSKVLILDEPTNHLSVKETDKVIGFVRGLKAQGLTGIFISHNMQHVFQSCDRIVAMARGEVVFDKPTAATSIDEVHALL, translated from the coding sequence ATGACCACGCCGATCATCGAATGCCGCAACCTTCAGAAGTGGTACAGCGGCGTGCATGCGCTGAAGAATGTCGACCTCACGATCCATCCCGGCGAGACCGTCGGCCTCGTCGGCGACAATGGCGCCGGCAAGTCGACGCTCATCAAGATTCTCTCGGGCGTCCACCATCAGGATTCCGGTGAAGTGCTGATCGAAGGCCGCAAGGTGGCCCTGCGCAGCCCCAAGGATGCGATGCGCCACGGGCTGGAGACGATCTATCAGTACAACTCCATGGTTCCGACCATGTCGATCGCCCGCAATCTCTTCATCGGCCGCGAGCCGATGAAATGGTCGGTCTTCGGCGTCGGCATCATGGACCAGAAGCGCATGCGCGCCGAAAGCATTCAGGCCATCGCCGACGTCGATCTGCACCTGCGCTCGCCGGATGCGCTGGTCGGAGAGCTCTCGGGCGGCCAGCGGCAGGGCGTAGCGATCGCGCGCGCCATGCATTTCAAGTCGAAGGTGCTGATCCTCGATGAGCCGACGAACCATCTTTCGGTCAAGGAGACCGATAAGGTGATCGGCTTCGTGCGCGGCTTGAAGGCGCAGGGCCTGACCGGAATCTTCATCTCGCACAACATGCAGCACGTCTTCCAATCCTGCGACCGCATCGTCGCCATGGCGCGCGGCGAGGTCGTGTTCGACAAGCCGACCGCCGCAACGTCGATCGACGAGGTTCACGCGCTTCTGTGA
- a CDS encoding SDR family oxidoreductase, which translates to MTELSGKTVLITGALGTLGRAQAERLARTGAALLLLDRPGAEAGEGFAARIAAVHGARAIYVGEDLNSLASAEQRAAALCREHGGIDILINNAALIINKPFEDFSLEEYEDQVRVNSSAAFALVRAVAPGMKEKRYGKIVNFCSLTLNGRWDGYVPYVASKGAMLGLTKALARELGPHGVRVNAVSPGAVVSEAEERVFADRLQQYNDWILENQSLKARIQPADVADLVHFLVSPASDMISGQNIAIDGGW; encoded by the coding sequence ATGACAGAACTTTCTGGAAAGACCGTGCTCATCACCGGCGCGCTCGGTACGCTCGGCCGCGCACAGGCCGAACGGCTCGCGCGCACCGGCGCCGCCTTGCTGCTGCTCGATCGGCCCGGCGCCGAAGCCGGCGAGGGGTTCGCCGCGCGTATTGCCGCGGTTCACGGTGCCAGGGCAATCTATGTCGGCGAGGATCTGAATAGCCTGGCTTCGGCGGAACAACGGGCGGCAGCGCTTTGCCGCGAGCATGGCGGCATCGACATTCTCATCAACAATGCGGCGCTCATCATCAACAAGCCCTTCGAGGATTTTTCCCTGGAGGAATACGAGGATCAGGTCCGCGTCAATTCGTCGGCAGCCTTCGCGCTTGTCCGAGCCGTCGCGCCGGGAATGAAGGAGAAGCGCTACGGCAAGATCGTCAATTTCTGCTCCCTTACGCTGAACGGCCGCTGGGACGGCTACGTGCCCTATGTGGCATCCAAGGGCGCGATGCTGGGGCTGACGAAGGCGCTTGCTCGCGAACTCGGTCCTCACGGCGTGCGCGTCAACGCGGTGTCGCCGGGCGCCGTGGTTTCGGAGGCGGAGGAGCGGGTCTTTGCCGATCGCCTGCAGCAGTACAATGACTGGATTCTCGAAAATCAGTCGCTGAAGGCGCGTATCCAGCCCGCCGATGTCGCCGACCTGGTGCACTTCCTCGTCTCGCCGGCCTCCGACATGATTTCCGGCCAGAACATCGCGATCGACGGTGGCTGGTGA
- a CDS encoding aldose 1-epimerase: MMPIDLSNGDARIVVRPDLGAGLTAFDVLHDGVWQPVFRRVDPFTAHPFALSNILLVPFSGRISGGGFMFDGTFHALPRNIETEPYPIHGNGFSAVWNVASLSADSLTLTLSAEGPGPFRYDARMSYRLQAAGLVMELSLVNRAKIRLPYGAGFHPWFVRDPDTTLHAPAGGVWLEQSDHLPRAYEATAAHPEMDFSSPQPLPARWINNWFDGWGGKARIHWPSRGLVADVDASKPLRQYVVFSPAADADFFCFEPVTHPVDAFNLPGKTEAHGLKILEPDESLAVSTRVAASFG, translated from the coding sequence ATGATGCCGATCGACCTCTCCAATGGCGATGCCCGCATCGTCGTGCGGCCCGATCTCGGCGCCGGGCTGACGGCGTTCGACGTGCTGCACGATGGCGTGTGGCAGCCGGTCTTCCGCAGGGTCGATCCGTTTACCGCGCATCCCTTTGCGCTTTCGAACATTCTTCTTGTTCCCTTTTCCGGGCGGATCTCCGGTGGCGGGTTCATGTTTGACGGGACCTTTCATGCTCTGCCGCGGAATATCGAGACGGAGCCATATCCGATCCACGGGAACGGCTTTTCCGCCGTGTGGAACGTTGCCTCCCTGAGCGCGGATTCCCTCACGCTCACCCTTTCCGCCGAAGGACCCGGGCCCTTCCGCTACGATGCGAGAATGTCCTACAGGCTGCAGGCTGCGGGTCTGGTGATGGAGCTGAGCCTCGTCAACCGCGCCAAGATACGTCTGCCCTACGGCGCCGGTTTTCATCCCTGGTTCGTCCGCGACCCGGATACGACGCTGCACGCACCGGCCGGCGGCGTTTGGCTCGAGCAATCCGATCACCTGCCAAGGGCCTATGAAGCCACAGCCGCACATCCGGAGATGGATTTCAGCAGCCCGCAGCCATTGCCGGCCCGCTGGATCAACAACTGGTTCGACGGCTGGGGCGGTAAGGCTCGCATCCACTGGCCAAGTCGTGGGCTCGTGGCGGACGTGGATGCGAGCAAGCCACTCCGCCAATACGTCGTCTTCTCACCCGCTGCCGATGCTGACTTCTTCTGCTTCGAACCGGTGACGCACCCCGTCGATGCGTTCAATCTTCCCGGCAAGACCGAAGCCCACGGCCTCAAGATTCTCGAGCCGGATGAATCGCTTGCTGTCTCCACCCGCGTCGCCGCAAGCTTCGGCTGA
- a CDS encoding BA14K family protein yields MKTALAVFGGLVLSLALFLSGAVIAVLFLTGNPEREPRLDVNQSEVWTRHPRPVDKAAQQFERLPARSAAPPVNASGESKTSITVDETEEERSPELLDTVTTTSIEPAPAKETPTSSDMPAAHAEWCAKRYRTYRPQDNTYRPYSGGRQTCISPYMDAAGGSSENTSPPGPGSYAEGADDAPMPMEYSAEAEEGIYLTQEHVAYCFSRYRSYRPEDNSYQPYSGGPRRQCR; encoded by the coding sequence GTGAAAACGGCCTTGGCGGTATTTGGCGGACTCGTTTTGTCCCTCGCGCTATTCCTGAGCGGGGCGGTTATCGCAGTCCTGTTCCTCACCGGCAATCCCGAGCGCGAGCCGCGGCTGGACGTGAATCAGTCCGAAGTATGGACCAGGCACCCACGGCCGGTGGACAAGGCGGCCCAGCAATTCGAACGGCTGCCCGCCCGCTCGGCCGCGCCTCCTGTAAACGCTTCCGGAGAGTCCAAGACGTCCATAACGGTCGACGAGACCGAAGAGGAACGCTCTCCGGAGCTTTTGGACACGGTGACTACCACCTCAATCGAGCCGGCGCCCGCGAAGGAGACGCCGACTTCGTCGGACATGCCTGCTGCCCATGCCGAATGGTGTGCGAAGCGCTATCGCACTTACCGTCCGCAGGACAACACCTACAGACCTTATAGTGGCGGTCGGCAGACCTGCATCTCGCCTTATATGGATGCGGCAGGGGGGTCTTCGGAGAATACCTCGCCGCCAGGGCCGGGCAGCTACGCGGAAGGTGCCGATGACGCGCCGATGCCGATGGAATACTCGGCCGAGGCTGAGGAAGGCATCTACCTCACCCAGGAACATGTTGCCTATTGCTTCAGCCGCTACCGCTCTTACCGCCCGGAAGACAACAGTTATCAGCCATACAGCGGCGGGCCGCGCCGACAGTGCCGGTGA
- a CDS encoding D-amino-acid transaminase, with amino-acid sequence MGRIVYVHGQFVPEEEARIGLFDRGFLFGDAVYEVTAVIGGRMIDNELHLARLDRSLKELAIPLALSREEVAAVQAELIARNALRDGTVYLQVSRGEADRDFLFPDALAPRLVGFTQAKKLTGTRAQRDGISVDLAEDPRWIRRDIKTAMLLGQVMAKQAARARGFDDVWLVENGLVTEGASSTAHVITADGRILTRAASHATLPGCTQRALALLCAAEGLEVEERAFTPDQAQGAAEAFQTSASSLVMPVVRIGGRAVGNGKPGPMTRKLQALYLEAAGVPV; translated from the coding sequence ATGGGCAGGATCGTCTATGTCCACGGTCAATTCGTACCGGAGGAGGAGGCCCGCATCGGGCTTTTCGATCGCGGCTTCCTGTTCGGCGATGCCGTCTACGAGGTGACGGCGGTCATCGGCGGGCGGATGATCGACAACGAGCTGCATCTTGCCCGTCTCGACCGCTCGCTGAAGGAACTCGCCATTCCGCTCGCCCTCTCGCGGGAGGAGGTTGCCGCCGTCCAGGCGGAACTGATCGCCCGCAACGCCTTGCGGGACGGCACGGTCTATCTGCAGGTCTCGCGCGGCGAGGCGGATCGCGACTTTCTCTTTCCCGACGCGCTGGCGCCGCGACTCGTCGGCTTCACTCAGGCGAAGAAGCTGACCGGCACCAGGGCCCAGCGGGACGGCATCTCGGTCGATCTGGCGGAGGACCCCCGCTGGATCCGGCGCGACATCAAGACCGCCATGCTGCTCGGCCAGGTCATGGCGAAGCAGGCGGCGCGCGCCCGCGGTTTCGACGACGTCTGGCTGGTCGAGAACGGGCTGGTGACGGAGGGCGCATCCTCGACGGCCCATGTCATCACCGCGGACGGGCGCATCCTCACCCGCGCCGCCTCGCATGCGACACTGCCGGGCTGCACGCAGCGCGCCCTGGCGCTGCTCTGTGCCGCGGAGGGTCTCGAAGTCGAGGAGCGCGCCTTCACGCCCGACCAGGCGCAGGGCGCGGCGGAGGCGTTCCAGACCTCCGCCTCCAGCCTGGTGATGCCCGTCGTGCGTATCGGCGGCCGGGCGGTCGGCAACGGCAAGCCCGGCCCGATGACCCGAAAACTCCAGGCCCTCTATCTGGAAGCGGCCGGCGTTCCGGTCTAA